The Eleginops maclovinus isolate JMC-PN-2008 ecotype Puerto Natales chromosome 3, JC_Emac_rtc_rv5, whole genome shotgun sequence genome includes a region encoding these proteins:
- the zyx gene encoding zyxin, whose product MEDSSSSKPLMVTSSLNFKVTTPSFYNQPKKFASVAPPRSKSVTPPSAPSPTPLGTAVIGRVGDLPPPPPSLCDDFPPPPPPPPLDDDLPAPPPECQTTPSSTEAPPPAFPAPPPVADDLPLPAPPEESASPPSCPSPPPPPPPPPLPAFGTPSAAGNPQRLAEKQTSFDQQLDSLTDLLSEMETRGPFNPKLPGQYSSAPAPKPSAPPPTAPKPSLSFLPPPEMGDRPPPAPWAEELKARTNRHANHHNSAPNSAQPFAKAPSVAPKAAFGGRTATSSTSLAQKLNQNLNQNAVPVAPKPSPAASSFPPPSSSFPPPASSFLPPSSSFSPPSSSFPPPPAAPPAPPAPPSTTAPAPAFNHVKSSPFAGQVNVNPPPAAVPPAPQPKMMASAPSSFNQPMKSPSASTSSPPGPVAIPGGGVPLNMREVEELERMTKDFIRDMDTHAPVITSPPTEVCGKCGEGLSRTQPAVRAMEKLFHSNCFCCMSCHRPLQGMQFYDRDGAPQCEDCYTSSLAVCSRCGERITDRVLKAVGQCFHSHCFRCSTCSCSLEGAPFITDDNNNPYCVQDYHRRFSPLCVSCNEPIVPSPGSEETVRVVALDKNFHLKCYRCEDCARPLSIEADENGCYPLDGKILCMKCHTQRAKQAAQ is encoded by the exons ATGGAGGACTCTAGCAGCAGCAAGCCGCTCATGGTGACATCCTCTCTGAACTTCAAAGTCACCACCCCGTCCTTCTACAACCAGCCGAAGAAGTTTGCCTCTGTGGCACCGCCGCGGTCCAAGAGCGTGACCCCTCCCTCGGCTCCATCACCCACACCTTTAGGCACAGCTGTGATTGGTCGAGTGGGAGACCTTCCTCCGCCACCGCCTTCGCTCTGTGATG acttcccccctcctcctcctcctcctccactggaTGATGATTTGCCAGCCCCTCCCCCCGAATGCCAAACCACACCCTCTTCCACAGAGGCGCCCCCTCCCGCCTTCCCCGCTCCACCTCCAGTGGCGGATGACCTGCCGCTCCCAGCTCCCCCCGAGGAGAGCGCCTCTCCGCCCTCCTGCCcgtctccccctcctcccccgccccctccacccctcccaGCCTTCGGTACTCCCAGTGCTGCTGGAAACCCACAG AGACTTGCGGAGAAGCAGACGAGCTTCGATCAGCAGCTCGACTCTCTGACCGACTTGCTGTCCGagatggagaccaggggacctTTCAACCCCAAG TTACCAGGCCAGTATTCTTCAGCACCAGCACCCAAGCCTTCAGCTCCCCCTCCCACCGCCCCGAAACCATCGCTCTCCTTCCTCCCGCCCCCTGAGATGGGAGACCGCCCTCCCCCAGCGCCCTGGGCCGAAGAACTCAAAGCCAGAACGAACAGACACGCCAATCATCACAACTCCGCACCCAACTCCGCTCAGCCGTTTGCTAAGGCCCCCTCTGTGGCCCCAAAGGCTGCTTTCGGAGGGAGAACAGCAACCTCCTCAACCTCCCTGGCACAGAAACTGAACCAGAACCTGAACCAGAACGCAGTCCCTGTCGCACCGAAACCTTCCCCTGCCGCCAGCTCCTTCCCTCCGCCTTCCAGCTCCTTCCCTCCGCCTGCCAGCTCCTTCCTTCCGCCTTCCAGCTCCTTCTCTCCGCCTTCCAGCTCCTTCCCTCCGCCTCCCGCAGCCCCCCCTGCCCCACCTGCTCCACCCAGCACCACGGCCCCCGCCCCGGCCTTCAATCACGTAAAGAGTTCTCCCTTCGCCGGGCAGGTGAACGTAAACCCTCCCCCCGCTGCTGTGCCTCCTGCTCCTCAGCCCAAGATGATGGCGTCCGCCCCCTCCTCCTTTAACCAACCAATGAAATCTCCTTCTGCATCAACA tcctCACCCCCCGGCCCAGTGGCTATCCCAGGTGGAGGCGTTCCTCTGAATATGAGGGAGGTGGAAGAGCTGGAGAGGATGACCAAGGACTTCATTAGAGACATGGACACACACGCACCCGTCATCACCTCCCCTCCCACag aggtGTGTGGGAAGTGTGGCGAGGGTCTGTCCCGCACCCAGCCGGCTGTCAGGGCCATGGAGAAGCTCTTCCACTCCAACTGCTTCTGCTGCATGAGCTGCCACCGCCCCCTGCAGGGCATGCAGTTCTACGACCGCGACGGGGCCCCCCAGTGTGAGGACTGCTACACG AGCTCACTGGCAGTGTGTTCCCGGTGTGGGGAGCGGATCACAGACCGCGTGCTGAAGGCAGTGGGCCAGTGTTTCCACTCACACTGTTTCCgctgcagcacctgttcctGCTCACTGGAGGGGGCGCCCTTCATCACCGACGACAACAACAACCCCTACTGCGTCCAGGATTACCACAG GCGTTTCTCCCCGCTGTGTGTGAGCTGTAACGAGCCCATTGTTCCCTCCCCGGGCAGCGAGGAGACGGTCAGAGTGGTGGCTCTGGACAAGAACTTCCACCTTAAGTGTTACCGTTGTGAG GACTGTGCCCGCCCTCTCTCCATAGAAGCCGATGAAAATGGCTGCTACCCATTGGACGGCAAGATCCTGTGTATGAAGTGCCACACCCAGCGAGCCAAGCAAGCTGCGCAGTGA